From the genome of Candidatus Eisenbacteria bacterium, one region includes:
- a CDS encoding tetratricopeptide repeat protein: MTACPDCGVANAADHNYCKHCGRPIKVAAGEQDLATNPAERIRDHYVKLVEAYPDNSTAHFNLGAAYYHLGQVGNAVRAFSRAVQLDDTMPAAHFQLALCHYRRGAMADCVASSRRAIQLNPFSAPAHFRLAIALFHLGRLDEAAQAFEATLAADAEYVIAWYHLGIIRERQDEYGPAIECFEKVVEANPDDASAHYHLGLNYERQGLDSLAMGALTRALQLDPSDEAAAAALQELQR; the protein is encoded by the coding sequence ATGACGGCTTGTCCGGATTGCGGCGTCGCGAACGCCGCGGACCACAACTACTGCAAGCACTGCGGGCGGCCGATCAAGGTCGCGGCCGGCGAGCAGGACCTGGCGACGAATCCCGCCGAACGGATCCGGGATCACTACGTGAAGCTGGTCGAGGCGTACCCCGACAACTCGACTGCACACTTCAACCTCGGCGCCGCGTACTACCATCTGGGACAGGTCGGGAACGCCGTCCGCGCGTTTTCGCGCGCGGTGCAGCTCGACGACACCATGCCGGCGGCGCACTTCCAGCTCGCGCTCTGCCACTACCGACGCGGCGCCATGGCCGACTGCGTCGCGTCGTCGCGCCGGGCGATCCAGCTGAATCCCTTTTCGGCCCCCGCGCACTTCCGTCTCGCGATCGCACTCTTCCACCTGGGCAGGCTCGACGAGGCCGCACAGGCCTTCGAGGCGACGCTCGCCGCCGACGCCGAGTACGTGATCGCGTGGTACCACCTCGGCATCATCCGCGAGCGCCAGGACGAGTACGGCCCGGCGATCGAGTGCTTCGAGAAGGTGGTGGAGGCGAACCCGGACGACGCGTCGGCCCATTACCACCTGGGGCTCAACTACGAGCGCCAGGGGCTGGACTCGCTCGCGATGGGCGCCCTCACGCGCGCGCTCCAGCTCGATCCCTCCGACGAGGCCGCGGCCGCCGCGCTCCAGGAGCTGCAGAGGTAG
- a CDS encoding serine hydrolase domain-containing protein yields MGDVPEIGGSCDARFAAVRTAFEESFRARGEVGAAVAVTIDGRPVVDLWGGWADLARTRPWRRDTIVDVFSAGKGMATLALLLLVDAGVVDLDAPVARYWPELAAEGKGGITVRTVLAHRAGLPAIHRELPPLAMYDWPLMTSALAADGPWWEPGSRHGYHVNTFGFLVGEIVRRASGERFGAFFRDRVAGPLGADFHFGIGPEHDERIADHLLPDDDRGLADFLVAADPPEAGADPQRRLLLERVYVNPSGISGFGTVNTRAWRAAEMPSTNGHGNARAVARIYAPLACGGAVDGVRLLRSTTIDEAIAEASAGIDAVVGRPSRFGLGFQLSQPSRPFGTNPRSFGHFGTGGSLGFADPDARLAFGYTMNLPGPRWKNPRTEALVDAVYASL; encoded by the coding sequence GTGGGCGACGTTCCCGAGATCGGCGGATCGTGCGATGCGCGGTTTGCCGCCGTGCGCACCGCGTTCGAGGAGAGCTTCCGCGCGCGGGGCGAGGTCGGCGCCGCGGTCGCCGTCACGATCGACGGCCGACCCGTCGTCGACCTGTGGGGAGGATGGGCGGACCTCGCGCGCACGCGGCCGTGGCGCCGCGACACCATCGTCGACGTGTTCTCGGCCGGGAAGGGGATGGCGACGCTCGCGCTGCTGCTCCTGGTGGACGCCGGAGTCGTCGATCTCGATGCGCCGGTCGCGCGTTACTGGCCCGAGCTCGCGGCGGAGGGCAAGGGCGGGATCACGGTGCGCACGGTGCTAGCCCATCGCGCCGGCCTGCCGGCGATCCATCGCGAGCTGCCGCCGCTCGCGATGTACGACTGGCCGCTCATGACCTCGGCGCTGGCGGCGGACGGGCCGTGGTGGGAGCCCGGATCGCGGCACGGCTATCACGTGAACACGTTCGGGTTCCTCGTCGGCGAGATCGTGCGCCGCGCGAGCGGGGAAAGGTTCGGCGCATTCTTTCGGGACCGCGTCGCCGGGCCGCTGGGAGCGGATTTCCACTTCGGCATCGGCCCCGAGCACGACGAGCGCATCGCCGATCACCTCCTGCCCGACGACGATCGCGGGCTCGCCGACTTCCTGGTCGCCGCCGACCCGCCCGAGGCCGGGGCCGATCCGCAGCGGCGGCTCCTCCTCGAGCGCGTGTACGTGAATCCCTCCGGCATCTCGGGCTTCGGCACCGTCAACACGCGGGCGTGGCGCGCCGCCGAGATGCCGTCGACCAACGGGCACGGCAACGCGCGCGCCGTCGCCCGCATCTACGCCCCGCTCGCCTGCGGGGGCGCGGTGGACGGCGTGAGGCTCCTGCGGAGCACCACGATCGACGAAGCGATCGCCGAGGCCTCCGCCGGCATCGACGCCGTCGTCGGCCGGCCGTCGCGCTTCGGGCTCGGGTTCCAGCTGTCGCAGCCGTCGCGGCCGTTCGGGACGAACCCGCGGAGCTTCGGTCACTTCGGCACCGGCGGATCGCTCGGCTTCGCCGACCCGGACGCGCGGCTCGCGTTCGGCTACACGATGAACCTGCCGGGGCCGCGCTGGAAGAATCCGCGCACCGAGGCGCTCGTCGACGCGGTGTACGCCTCGCTCTGA
- a CDS encoding crotonase/enoyl-CoA hydratase family protein gives MANVRFEVDGPVAVVTIDRPEVRNAVDGPTAAELADAFRRFDRDDALAVAVLTGSKGAFCAGADLKGVSDGRGNRVVEEGDGPMGPSRMLLSKPTIAAVEGHAVAGGLELALWCDLRVAAEDAVFGVFCRRWGVPLIDGGTIRLPRLIGHSHALDMILTGRPVSGEEALRMGLANRLVPKGTALAAAVALAKDLAKFPQKCMRADRLSSYTQWNLPIPDALLSETRCGVEVVKSGETLAGATRFAKGAGRHGKFE, from the coding sequence ATGGCGAACGTACGGTTCGAAGTGGACGGCCCGGTTGCCGTCGTCACCATCGATCGACCGGAGGTACGCAACGCCGTCGATGGCCCGACGGCGGCGGAGCTCGCCGACGCCTTCCGGCGCTTCGATCGCGACGACGCGCTCGCCGTCGCCGTGCTGACGGGGAGCAAGGGCGCCTTCTGCGCCGGCGCGGATCTGAAGGGCGTCTCCGATGGTCGTGGCAACCGGGTGGTCGAAGAGGGCGACGGCCCGATGGGTCCGTCGCGCATGCTCCTCTCGAAGCCGACCATCGCCGCGGTCGAAGGGCACGCGGTCGCCGGCGGGCTGGAGCTGGCCCTGTGGTGCGATCTCCGCGTCGCCGCGGAGGACGCGGTCTTCGGCGTCTTCTGCCGGCGATGGGGCGTTCCGCTGATCGACGGCGGCACGATCCGCCTGCCGCGCCTCATCGGCCACAGCCACGCGCTCGACATGATCCTCACCGGCCGCCCCGTCTCGGGCGAGGAGGCGCTGCGGATGGGGCTCGCGAACCGTCTTGTCCCGAAGGGCACGGCGCTCGCCGCGGCGGTCGCGCTCGCGAAGGACCTCGCGAAGTTTCCGCAGAAGTGCATGCGAGCCGACCGGCTCTCATCCTACACGCAGTGGAACCTCCCGATCCCCGACGCCCTCCTCTCGGAGACCCGCTGCGGGGTCGAGGTCGTCAAGTCCGGCGAGACGCTCGCCGGCGCCACCCGTTTCGCCAAGGGCGCCGGACGTCACGGCAAGTTCGAGTAG
- a CDS encoding ArsI/CadI family heavy metal resistance metalloenzyme, with translation MAQNTFHVALYVDDIDAAVGRYRKILGIEPAKVRHDYAKFEIADPPVILSLNRGGEPGKLSHLGIRYPGTGDVASESIRTKNEGLEIFRQENATCCYAKADKFWVRDANGVPWEMYTLLEDVPAQTAADAELRAFLAQERCCVPQDA, from the coding sequence ATGGCCCAGAACACGTTCCACGTCGCCCTCTACGTCGACGACATCGACGCCGCCGTCGGTCGCTACAGGAAGATCCTCGGCATCGAGCCCGCGAAGGTGCGACACGACTACGCCAAGTTCGAGATCGCCGATCCGCCGGTGATCCTCTCCCTCAACCGCGGCGGGGAGCCGGGCAAGCTCTCCCACCTGGGCATCCGCTATCCCGGCACCGGCGACGTCGCGAGCGAGAGCATCCGGACGAAGAACGAGGGGCTCGAGATCTTCCGCCAGGAGAACGCCACCTGCTGCTACGCCAAGGCGGACAAGTTCTGGGTCCGCGACGCGAATGGCGTGCCGTGGGAGATGTACACGCTCCTCGAAGACGTTCCGGCCCAGACGGCCGCCGACGCGGAGCTGCGGGCCTTCCTCGCCCAGGAGCGCTGCTGCGTGCCACAAGACGCCTGA
- a CDS encoding metalloregulator ArsR/SmtB family transcription factor yields MDAMASTESPAEELRELGRFLTALGDPARQQILLLLSRKRLNVGELAERFHLSRPAVSHHLKVLLHAGILVQERDGRERVYRVDATKCRRFVDRLRTFVATCCSGKACC; encoded by the coding sequence ATGGACGCGATGGCCTCCACCGAATCACCGGCCGAAGAGCTCCGCGAGCTCGGGCGCTTCCTCACCGCCCTCGGTGATCCGGCGCGCCAGCAGATCCTGCTGCTCCTCTCCCGCAAGCGCCTGAATGTCGGCGAGCTCGCCGAGCGCTTCCATCTCTCGAGGCCGGCGGTCTCGCACCACCTGAAGGTGCTGCTCCACGCCGGCATCCTCGTCCAGGAGCGCGACGGTCGCGAGCGCGTCTATCGCGTCGACGCCACGAAGTGCCGGCGCTTCGTCGACCGCCTGCGAACCTTCGTCGCCACCTGCTGCAGCGGCAAGGCCTGCTGCTAG
- a CDS encoding arsenate reductase ArsC, with protein MATDKPCVLFLCTHNSARSQMGEALLRHLAGDRYRACSAGTEPSTVHPLTLRVLEEAGIATEGLRSKSVDSILGKASIRTAIMVCAQAAESCPRIYPVAREVLHWELDDPSRVRGSEELRLAAFRRTRDEIAGRLRDWLHLSKEARPGRPRRP; from the coding sequence ATGGCGACCGACAAGCCGTGTGTGCTCTTTCTCTGCACCCACAACTCGGCGCGGAGCCAGATGGGGGAGGCGTTGCTCCGCCACCTGGCAGGGGACCGTTACCGCGCGTGCAGCGCCGGCACCGAACCGAGCACGGTGCACCCGCTGACCCTGAGGGTCCTCGAGGAAGCTGGAATCGCCACCGAGGGGCTTCGGTCGAAGAGCGTCGATAGCATCCTCGGAAAGGCGAGCATCCGCACTGCGATCATGGTGTGCGCGCAGGCTGCCGAGTCCTGCCCACGCATTTATCCCGTCGCGCGCGAAGTCCTTCATTGGGAGCTCGACGATCCGAGCCGCGTGCGAGGGTCGGAAGAGCTGCGACTCGCGGCCTTCCGGCGCACGCGCGACGAGATCGCCGGCCGACTGCGCGACTGGCTACACCTCTCCAAGGAAGCGCGCCCTGGACGGCCCCGGCGACCGTGA
- a CDS encoding MFS transporter has product MTSWRTASVSLLSFSSGLPLGLVWLAIPDWMRSIGVDIRVVGLLTLAQAPWSFKMLWSPLMDRYVPPFLGRRRGWAAIWQVVLLCLTFGLAGLGQHPDTPWVVGALVLAIAFASASQDIAVDAYAVEVLRPDEQGVAVGARTALYRAAMFVAGGLSITLATHLGWPVVNMILAGLYLPMLVVTWLAPEPERQPAPPRTLREAIWLPFLGFLSRHRALEILAFVMFYKLADNLAQALTRPFLVDMGYSGDDRGVALGTVGLAATLGGTFFGGAATNRLGLGHALWVFGVLQSVANLGYWVVAQSPVNRPLMYGAIGFEQLLSGMGTGAFSVLLLRLTQRRFSATQFALFSSLFGLPRIVSGPVSGFLVDAMGWSSFYLLTIACGIPGLVFLARFVPPGTKEPEFTIEPPARGEPLGPLALAARGVAGAFAAAATGAAVLATLPWVKGTPYLDALAGLVRPADPLGWLTTGGLVAFGLIAGLFVAAAAAARHGAAPPDDPPPSGAVA; this is encoded by the coding sequence ATGACGTCGTGGCGCACGGCGTCCGTTTCGCTGCTGTCGTTCTCGTCGGGTCTGCCGCTGGGGCTCGTGTGGCTCGCGATCCCCGACTGGATGCGCTCGATCGGCGTCGACATCCGCGTCGTCGGCCTCCTGACGCTCGCGCAGGCGCCGTGGAGCTTCAAGATGCTCTGGTCGCCGCTGATGGATCGCTACGTGCCGCCGTTTCTCGGCCGGCGGCGCGGCTGGGCGGCGATCTGGCAGGTCGTCCTGCTCTGCCTCACGTTCGGGCTGGCGGGGCTGGGCCAGCACCCCGACACGCCGTGGGTCGTCGGTGCCCTCGTCCTGGCGATCGCGTTCGCATCGGCGTCGCAGGACATCGCCGTCGACGCGTACGCGGTGGAGGTGCTGCGTCCCGACGAGCAGGGCGTCGCCGTGGGCGCGCGGACGGCGCTCTATCGCGCGGCCATGTTCGTCGCCGGTGGGCTCAGCATCACGCTCGCGACGCACCTCGGATGGCCGGTCGTGAACATGATCCTCGCGGGCCTCTACCTGCCGATGCTGGTCGTGACGTGGCTCGCGCCCGAGCCCGAGCGACAGCCGGCGCCGCCGCGCACGCTGCGCGAGGCGATCTGGCTCCCCTTCCTGGGCTTCCTGTCGCGCCACCGCGCGCTCGAGATCCTCGCCTTCGTCATGTTCTACAAGCTCGCCGACAACCTGGCGCAGGCGCTCACGCGCCCGTTCCTGGTCGACATGGGCTACAGCGGCGACGACCGCGGCGTCGCGCTCGGAACGGTCGGGCTCGCCGCCACGCTCGGCGGAACGTTCTTCGGCGGCGCGGCGACGAACCGGCTCGGGCTCGGGCACGCGCTCTGGGTGTTCGGCGTCCTGCAGAGCGTCGCCAACCTGGGCTACTGGGTCGTCGCGCAGAGCCCCGTGAATCGCCCGCTCATGTACGGCGCCATCGGCTTCGAGCAGCTCCTCTCCGGCATGGGAACGGGCGCCTTCTCGGTGCTGCTCCTGCGCCTCACGCAGCGACGGTTCTCGGCGACGCAGTTCGCGCTCTTCTCGAGCCTGTTCGGCCTGCCGCGCATCGTCTCGGGCCCCGTGAGCGGCTTTCTCGTCGACGCCATGGGCTGGTCGTCGTTCTACCTCCTGACGATCGCCTGCGGCATCCCGGGCCTCGTGTTCCTCGCCCGCTTCGTGCCGCCCGGTACGAAGGAGCCGGAGTTCACGATCGAGCCGCCGGCGCGTGGCGAGCCGCTGGGCCCGCTCGCACTGGCCGCGCGCGGGGTCGCGGGAGCGTTTGCAGCCGCCGCAACGGGCGCCGCCGTCCTCGCGACGCTGCCGTGGGTCAAGGGGACGCCCTACCTCGACGCGCTCGCAGGGCTCGTCCGGCCCGCCGATCCCCTCGGCTGGCTGACGACGGGCGGGCTGGTGGCGTTCGGGCTCATCGCCGGTCTCTTCGTCGCCGCGGCCGCGGCGGCGAGGCACGGCGCCGCGCCGCCCGACGACCCGCCGCCTTCGGGAGCAGTCGCCTAG
- a CDS encoding discoidin domain-containing protein, producing the protein MRSRRGEIVLLAALFAAATIAWTWPIVTMPGRAYLQPVAAPNILQQADIQLTTWMIAWTGHALRTNPLGLFDANIFQPLPWTLAFSEHLIASALLVLPVDVAFGNPVLDHNVLLLATFVLGGVGTALLLRELGASLLPAALGGALFVFTPFRLSSLMHVQVLSAQWMPFTLLALHRLLSTGRRRAAVALGVCLALEALSCVYYLYFFGAALGVFLVLHWALRCPAAPGARRAAWIAIALAASCVGALMLPYLHAREVYSLTRITNQARFLALPAIVFFGGILQPLASPYEARTMFGLGAIVLGIAGLAGGARTAGGERRTPLLYLAVALTGIFLALGPRMCLYSPWAAGVPGPWALLAQVVPGWSALRAPARATSVALLGLAVLAGLGADWLVRLAPGRLGRGVVCAVLAAIVLHESWRTPPHAIPVPWRGEAPAVYRWLAAQPADRAVLDLPLGIPSVDARAMVLSAYHWKRLVNGYSGFAPTARFNRRLAFTFPSDESLRTLDAIDVETVVVHTADALPAHKSLCTLPPAQLPPALRRVYQDDSSCVLAIVAVPPAPPRPTDRPVPLAGATTATSDGSDASSVIDGDAGTHWVQAVTKSAPGWLVVNLPAEHRPSRIVLRLGSHFGEYLREYEVQVSTDGAAWTTVRAERFALPPLRDIQHRPDDLRMEILLDPQEVAPASHVRLVRPTTSDAGDDLDLWPTWPVWGMHEIELYE; encoded by the coding sequence ATGAGATCGCGGCGCGGCGAGATCGTCCTCCTGGCCGCGCTGTTCGCGGCCGCGACCATCGCCTGGACGTGGCCGATCGTCACCATGCCGGGACGGGCGTACCTCCAGCCCGTCGCTGCGCCGAACATCCTGCAGCAGGCCGACATCCAGCTCACGACCTGGATGATCGCCTGGACGGGGCACGCGCTGCGGACGAATCCACTCGGGCTGTTCGACGCGAACATCTTCCAGCCGCTGCCCTGGACGCTCGCGTTCTCCGAGCACCTGATCGCGAGCGCGCTGCTCGTGCTGCCGGTCGACGTCGCGTTCGGCAATCCCGTCCTCGACCACAACGTCCTCCTGCTGGCGACGTTCGTGCTGGGCGGCGTCGGCACGGCCCTCCTCTTGCGCGAGCTCGGCGCCTCGCTCCTTCCGGCCGCGCTCGGCGGCGCCCTCTTCGTGTTCACACCGTTCCGCCTGTCGTCGCTCATGCACGTGCAGGTGCTGTCGGCGCAGTGGATGCCGTTCACGCTGCTGGCGCTCCATCGACTGCTCTCCACCGGGCGGCGACGCGCGGCCGTCGCGCTCGGCGTCTGCCTCGCGCTGGAAGCGCTCTCGTGCGTCTACTACCTCTACTTCTTCGGCGCGGCCCTGGGCGTGTTCCTGGTGCTCCACTGGGCGCTTCGCTGCCCCGCCGCCCCCGGCGCGCGGCGCGCGGCTTGGATCGCGATCGCGCTCGCCGCGTCGTGCGTGGGCGCGCTCATGCTCCCCTACCTGCACGCGCGCGAGGTCTACTCCCTCACGCGCATCACCAACCAGGCGCGCTTCCTCGCCCTGCCCGCGATCGTGTTCTTCGGCGGCATCCTGCAACCGCTCGCATCGCCGTACGAGGCGCGGACGATGTTCGGGCTCGGGGCGATCGTGCTCGGGATCGCGGGACTCGCCGGAGGCGCGCGGACGGCCGGAGGCGAACGGCGCACGCCGCTCCTCTATCTGGCCGTCGCGCTCACGGGGATCTTCCTCGCCCTGGGACCGCGCATGTGCCTGTATTCGCCCTGGGCCGCGGGCGTGCCGGGACCATGGGCGCTCCTCGCGCAGGTGGTTCCGGGATGGAGCGCGCTGCGCGCCCCCGCGCGCGCCACGAGCGTCGCGCTCCTCGGGCTCGCCGTGCTGGCCGGGCTCGGCGCCGACTGGCTCGTGCGCCTTGCGCCCGGGCGGCTCGGGCGGGGCGTCGTCTGTGCCGTCCTCGCCGCGATCGTGCTGCACGAGTCGTGGCGCACCCCGCCCCACGCGATCCCCGTGCCGTGGCGGGGCGAGGCACCCGCGGTCTACCGGTGGCTCGCCGCGCAGCCCGCCGATCGCGCCGTCCTCGATCTGCCGCTGGGCATCCCCAGCGTCGACGCGCGCGCGATGGTGCTCTCCGCGTACCACTGGAAGCGCCTCGTGAACGGCTACTCGGGCTTCGCGCCGACGGCGCGCTTCAATCGCCGGCTCGCATTCACGTTCCCGAGCGACGAGAGCCTGCGCACGCTCGACGCGATCGACGTCGAGACGGTGGTCGTCCACACGGCCGACGCACTGCCCGCGCACAAGAGCCTCTGCACCCTACCGCCGGCGCAGCTCCCGCCGGCGCTGCGACGCGTGTACCAGGACGATTCGTCCTGCGTCCTCGCGATCGTGGCCGTCCCTCCGGCGCCGCCGCGTCCAACCGACCGCCCCGTGCCGCTCGCGGGCGCGACGACCGCGACGTCGGACGGCAGCGACGCGTCCAGCGTGATCGATGGCGACGCTGGCACGCACTGGGTGCAGGCGGTGACGAAGAGCGCGCCGGGCTGGCTCGTGGTCAACCTTCCGGCGGAGCACCGGCCGTCGCGCATCGTGCTGCGCCTCGGATCGCATTTCGGCGAGTATCTCCGGGAATACGAGGTCCAGGTCTCGACCGACGGCGCCGCGTGGACGACCGTGCGGGCCGAGCGCTTCGCGCTGCCACCGCTGCGCGACATCCAGCACCGCCCCGACGATCTGCGCATGGAGATCCTCCTCGACCCGCAGGAAGTGGCGCCCGCCTCCCACGTCCGCCTCGTGCGCCCCACCACCTCGGACGCGGGCGACGACCTCGATCTGTGGCCGACGTGGCCGGTGTGGGGCATGCACGAGATCGAGCTCTACGAGTAG
- a CDS encoding AMP-binding protein encodes MRPTRPPDDRRARHEASGEWTGETFSALLDARARDAADRVYLIAGSRDGDRTYSFGDLKARADRMAVALRRLGVRAGDVVSYQLPNWIEAAALVCAIDRVGAVQNPIITIYREQEVGFACRQARSRVLVVPGVVRGVDHRELARTVQQTAPDLEHVVTVRAEPLPGQRALEPLEETPAQALAPSPLGPHDVSAIFYTSGTTADPKGVLHTPSTLGGMLAGHRAVFGARAEERSIIQFPLMHIGGVTMFVLLQLRNGSSTVFMDAFDPALAVDLIERWQVTGAGGPPAILQAIMAAPNFSPERMRSVRTSGSGAADVSPELIRTVKERFGALVYRSYGMTECPMTTSGRPDDPEEKLFETDGRALPGGTVRIVAEDGSPVAPGVEGELELYGPQLCVGYLDPALNDVFTADGFIRSGDLGVMDAEGFVRITGRRKDIIIRKGENLSAKSIEDDLATHPKVVEVAVVGAPDPHSGERVCACVVLRPGADGLSLAEVRDFMKARGVMVQKIPEQIELMAELPRNATGKVRKDLLRARLRTR; translated from the coding sequence ATGCGCCCGACCCGCCCTCCCGACGACCGCCGGGCCCGGCACGAGGCGAGCGGGGAGTGGACGGGGGAGACGTTCTCGGCGCTCCTCGACGCGCGCGCGCGCGACGCCGCCGACCGCGTGTACCTCATCGCGGGATCGCGGGACGGCGATCGCACCTACTCCTTCGGTGACTTGAAGGCGCGTGCCGATCGCATGGCGGTCGCGCTCCGGCGGCTCGGTGTCCGGGCGGGCGACGTCGTCTCCTACCAGCTCCCCAACTGGATCGAGGCCGCGGCGCTCGTCTGCGCCATCGACCGCGTCGGCGCGGTCCAGAACCCGATCATCACGATCTACCGCGAGCAGGAGGTCGGGTTCGCGTGCCGCCAGGCGCGCTCGCGCGTCCTGGTCGTGCCGGGCGTCGTGCGCGGCGTCGACCATCGCGAGCTCGCGCGCACCGTGCAGCAGACCGCGCCCGACCTGGAGCACGTCGTCACCGTGCGCGCCGAGCCCCTCCCCGGCCAACGCGCGCTGGAGCCGCTCGAGGAGACGCCCGCGCAGGCGCTCGCCCCCTCGCCTCTCGGCCCGCACGACGTGTCGGCGATCTTCTACACCTCGGGCACGACCGCCGACCCGAAGGGCGTCCTGCACACGCCGTCGACGCTCGGCGGCATGCTGGCGGGCCACCGCGCGGTCTTCGGCGCACGCGCCGAGGAGCGGAGCATCATCCAGTTCCCGCTCATGCACATCGGCGGCGTGACCATGTTCGTACTCCTCCAGCTCCGCAACGGCTCGAGCACGGTCTTCATGGATGCCTTCGACCCCGCGCTCGCCGTCGATCTCATCGAGCGCTGGCAGGTGACCGGCGCCGGCGGCCCGCCCGCGATCCTGCAGGCGATCATGGCGGCGCCGAACTTCTCGCCCGAGCGGATGCGCTCGGTGCGCACGTCGGGCTCCGGCGCGGCCGACGTGTCGCCCGAGCTCATCCGCACGGTGAAGGAGCGGTTCGGGGCGCTCGTCTACCGCTCGTACGGCATGACCGAGTGCCCGATGACGACGTCGGGGCGCCCCGACGACCCCGAGGAGAAGCTCTTCGAGACCGACGGCCGCGCGCTGCCCGGCGGCACGGTCCGCATCGTCGCCGAGGACGGATCGCCGGTCGCGCCGGGCGTCGAGGGCGAGCTCGAGCTCTATGGCCCGCAACTCTGCGTCGGCTACCTCGACCCGGCGCTGAACGACGTCTTCACCGCCGACGGCTTCATCCGCTCCGGCGACCTCGGCGTCATGGACGCCGAGGGCTTCGTGCGCATCACCGGCCGGCGCAAGGACATCATCATCCGCAAGGGCGAGAACCTCTCCGCGAAGAGCATCGAGGACGACCTCGCGACGCACCCGAAGGTCGTCGAGGTGGCCGTCGTCGGCGCGCCCGATCCGCACAGCGGCGAGCGCGTGTGCGCGTGCGTCGTGCTGCGGCCCGGCGCGGACGGCCTCTCGCTCGCCGAGGTGCGCGACTTCATGAAGGCGCGCGGTGTCATGGTGCAGAAGATCCCCGAGCAGATCGAACTCATGGCGGAGCTGCCCCGCAACGCCACCGGCAAGGTACGCAAAGATCTGCTGCGCGCTCGCCTGCGCACGCGATGA